The Apostichopus japonicus isolate 1M-3 chromosome 20, ASM3797524v1, whole genome shotgun sequence genome contains a region encoding:
- the LOC139961904 gene encoding uncharacterized protein — translation MMDQRPVIGGKFGEIDSSPGVEYFQQMTSDGSELNGENGQSRGFGKSRKTRIIFNAAQLIALERLFQEVAYPDMDLRTKIAERLEIDESRVTVWFQNRRAKYRRTSVKRNVDDVTPTSQDPHVASPASNGTSDTQHPSQVPQSTPNFVESIPVAGIEFSTWLNHTHSGDQSTVVHHSRHPETTTQFDNNGPGKIQQDGETSRQRRTLDWLQSQNNHRVVSPCDVTRTSPHDVRIPEEYRHRTRDNPQQEQINSRSMTNNVRDSSTGTRHQNFPTTNGSVAEPYQQRKHGSEAEPYQQRKHGQGYTATSNEMGERAPPNKDVMQLQENHLGEALKRLSAARGEPPMTATPSTFGMNHWSQIPKSIQPNSQAFSVSHDPFSNNHGVYHEPRFGMSVSPHQAPFQPTPYTNSSSASLQREGLPRHDSPDVSNTGPTYEKQDVRKPPITANRLQDRKDSRNTKVDVCNQRSIQYKDNNHYQKRKRQHSSGGSGEDDTRERIKRKKKYRKRRKVFRREPKTKELSLNELVAMRRRTVYSSDSDNAARENRNSHRTTDNRLHRSEWKASSSFEDPATSSKSEKRTSSSTIFSSTSDSDFEVPYCKQLRRQNQLSSANQPTKLATNDKISHVMPFRGNQGNEYYTKDSTLCNIPQFPYHANAVQKDVSPHSYGNTFQSSPHGYLENVSNGHKESTVIENIPDDNYSKYTRKDQLPELERASMLNLLFGPKSPDIPIGSISDEDRYSIKGRKSSNEDILSESLKLAQMCNSPLSTEHSDFTAPSPYSPISLEGMSNQQYNKDHPVGHVTAFQRDVMYNVTQKQYTLHYGDKASISSYNKLTTKPRGVIRPVPQKHNSVVATEHPFLTPSMMQEPHSLKKQDQTQTNGVQTGKVTGTVRPWCDDYPRATSNPSQDVSRPVREPVPIEGAPPNKICTMVKDAISPVDLLAKYLTWTGKCYVAQQH, via the exons ATGATGGACCAGAGACCTGTTATTGGCGGGAAATTTGGTGAGATTGACAGCTCACCAGGAGTCGAATATTTTCAACAGATGACGTCAGATGGGAGTGAATTGAATGGAGAGAATGGCCAAAGTAGGGGGTTTGGGAAATCGAGGAAAACACGTATTATCTTTAACGCAGCTCAATTGATTGCTCTAGAAAGGTTATTTCAGGAAGTGGCTTATCCTGATATGGATTTACGAACGAAAATAGCGGAACGATTGGAAATAGACGAAAGCAGAGTTACG GTTTGGTTTCAGAACCGTAGAGCAAAGTACCGGAGGACCTCAGTAAAAAGAAACGTCGATGACGTCACACCTACGTCACAAGATCCCCATGTCGCCTCCCCTGCATCTAATGGTACCAGTGATACTCAGCACCCTTCTCAGGTCCCTCAGAGTACTCCGAATTTCGTTGAGAGTATACCAGTGGCAGGTATAGAGTTTTCCACGTGGCTTAACCACACCCACTCGGGCGACCAATCAACGGTTGTACATCATTCACGTCATCCAGAGACGACTACGCAGTTTGACAATAATGGACCAGG AAAAATTCAACAAGACGGAGAAACATCTCGCCAAAGGCGAACACTGGATTGGCTTCAATCTCAAAATAACCACCGAGTAGTTTCTCCATGTGACGTCACTAGGACAAGTCCACATGACGTTCGAATCCCTGAAGAGTACAGACACCGAACCAGAGATAATCCTCAACAAGAACAGATAAACTCAAGAAGTATGACGAACAACGTAAGAGACAGTTCTACTGGAACCCGTCACCAGAACTTTCCCACTACAAACGGTTCAGTAGCAGAACCATATCAACAGAGAAAGCACGGTTCAGAAGCAGAACCATATCAACAGAGAAAGCACGGACAGGGTTATACAGCCACGTCAAATGAAATGGGAGAACGTGCTCCTCCTAATAAGGATGTCATGCAGCTACAAGAGAATCACCTCGGTGAGGCATTGAAACGTCTTTCTGCAGCACGAGGAGAACCACCAATGACAGCTACTCCCTCAACATTTGGTATGAACCACTGGTCACAAATTCCGAAAAGCATCCAACCAAATTCTCAAgcattttcggtatcacatgaTCCATTTTCAAACAACCACGGGGTCTATCATGAACCTAGATTTGGTATGTCTGTTAGTCCACATCAAGCACCATTTCAACCTACTCCTTACACCAATAGTTCCTCTGCGTCGTTACAGAGGGAGGGATTGCCACGTCATGATTCACCTGACGTTTCGAACACCGGCCCAACATATGAGAAGCAGGACGTAAGAAAACCTCCGATAACCGCTAACCGACTGCAAGACCGAAAAGATTCAAGAAACACAAAAGTTGATGTATGTAATCAAAGATCTATACAATATAAAGATAATAATCACTACCAGAAGAGAAAACGCCAACATTCGTCGGGTGGGTCAGGGGAAGATGATACAAGAGAGAgaattaaaaggaaaaagaaatacagaaaaagaagaaaggtaTTTCGAAGAGAACCGAAGACGAAAGAGCTCTCTCTAAATGAATTGGTAGCGATGAGAAGACGTACCGTATACAGCAGTGACTCTGACAATGCAGCCCGGGAAAACAGAAATTCTCACAGAACAACAGATAACAGATTACATAGATCAGAATGGAAAGCTTCTTCTTCATTTGAGGACCCAGCGACTTCCTCCAAATCAGAGAAACGAACCAGCAGTTCAACAATATTTAGCTCTACATCTGATTCGGACTTTGAAGTGCCATATTGCAAGCAACTTAGAAGGCAAAATCAGTTATCGTCTGCAAATCAACCGACGAAATTAGCCACAAATGACAAAATCTCTCATGTCATGCCTTTCCGCGGCAATCAGGGTAACGAATACTACACAAAGGATTCTACACTGTGTAATATTCCACAATTTCCATATCACGCAAACGCGGTGCAGAAAGATGTTTCTCCTCACTCGTATGGGAATACCTTCCAGTCATCGCCTCATGGCTATTTGGAGAATGTTTCCAATGGACACAAAGAGAGTACCGTAATTGAAAATATCCCTGATGACAACTACTCGAAATATACCAGGAAAGATCAGTTGCCAGAATTAGAACGGGCGTCCATGCTAAATCTGCTATTTGGTCCTAAATCCCCGGATATACCCATCGGAAGCATATCTGACGAAGACAGATACTCAATAAAAGGACGGAAATCGAGTAACGAAGATATTCTTTCGGAGTCGCTGAAACTAGCACAGATGTGTAACTCACCGCTGTCTACGGAACACTCTGATTTCACAGCGCCGTCACCCTACAGTCCGATCAGTTTAGAAGGAATGTCCAATCAACAGTACAACAAAGACCATCCAGTAGGTCATGTGACCGCCTTCCAACGTGACGTCATGTATAACGTGACACAAAAGCAGTACACCCTTCACTATGGCGACAAAGCTAGTATTTCTTCGTACAACAAGTTGACGACAAAACCACGTGGTGTCATACGACCAGTGCCACAGAAACATAACTCAGTAGTAGCGACTGAGCATCCTTTTCTGACACCGTCCATGATGCAAGAACCACATAGTTTAAAGAAACAAGATCAGACACAGACAAACGGCGTCCAAACCGGTAAAGTCACTGGGACAGTACGTCCGTGGTGTGACGATTACCCTAGAGCGACTTCGAATCCATCACAAGATGTCAGTAGACCCGTACGTGAACCTGTACCCATTGAAGGTGCACCTCCGAATAAAATATGTACCATGGTAAAGGACGCCATCAGTCCTGTTGATCTCTTGGCTAAATATTTAACTTGGACCGGTAAATGCTACGTCGCACAGCAACATTAG